In the genome of Piliocolobus tephrosceles isolate RC106 unplaced genomic scaffold, ASM277652v3 unscaffolded_25975, whole genome shotgun sequence, one region contains:
- the LOC113221574 gene encoding GON-4-like protein, which translates to MWWNGKSRGLGTEKQSFSCVLQGESIKAAGKGRNNHRARNKRGSRARASKDTSKLLLLYDEDILERDPLREQKDLAFAQAYLTRVREALQHIPGKYEDFLQVIYEFESSTQRQTAVDLYKSLQILLQDWPQLLKDFAAFLLPEQALACGLVSEWGKKYTGTSGSE; encoded by the exons GTTTAGGGACAGAGAAACAATCTTTTTCATGTGTGCTACAAGGAGAGAGCATCAAAGCTGCTGGAAAGGGCCGGAACAATCATCGAGCTCGCAACAAGCGGGGAAGTCGGGCTCGGGCCAGCAAGGACACCTCCAAGCTGCTGTTGCTGTATGATGAGGACATTCTCGAACGAGATCCCCTCAGGGAGCAGAAGGACTTGGCCTTTGCCCAAGCTTATCTGACCAGG GTACGAGAAGCCCTACAACATATCCCTGGCAAGTATGAAGACTTCCTTCAAGTCATCTATGAATTTGAGTCAAGTACCCAGAGACAGACGGCTGTAGATCTCTACAAAAGCCTGCAAATTCTGCTCCAAGACTGGCCTCAGCTGTTGAAAGACTTTGCTGCTTTCCTGTTACCTGAGCAAGCTCTGGCCTGTGGATTAGTAAGTGAATGGGGAAAAAAGTACACTGGGACTTCTGGATCCGAGTGA